A region of Domibacillus sp. DTU_2020_1001157_1_SI_ALB_TIR_016 DNA encodes the following proteins:
- a CDS encoding YciI family protein has protein sequence MKYFAVFLPMLNEEKSQEYRAQHLNFLEERRREGKIFANGRFADGAGGLVIYRAGSLEEVEQIVKQDPYVIQGARGFDIHEWEMVSDALLPY, from the coding sequence ATGAAATATTTTGCGGTTTTTTTGCCTATGTTGAATGAGGAAAAGAGTCAGGAATATCGCGCGCAGCACCTTAACTTTTTAGAAGAAAGACGTCGGGAGGGCAAAATATTTGCCAATGGCCGATTTGCTGACGGTGCCGGGGGATTGGTCATTTATCGAGCCGGCTCACTAGAAGAAGTGGAACAAATCGTGAAACAAGACCCGTATGTGATTCAAGGAGCAAGAGGGTTTGACATTCACGAATGGGAAATGGTCAGCGACGCACTGCTTCCTTACTGA